A window of Xyrauchen texanus isolate HMW12.3.18 chromosome 10, RBS_HiC_50CHRs, whole genome shotgun sequence contains these coding sequences:
- the LOC127650053 gene encoding protein JTB-like: MCTSAMESDCRIPMACLRPRILALHALFWGLVSLRVFGAALLSDEKAAVVVTKAVNAPCWRVEEFVVAKECSMCDGFQSKTLAACSQTGFVEKINCTKSNKDEYKSCRSTKMEEHLFWKFEGGVLTLTVVFAILVFARQRSLDRQASDKVRRQIESI; encoded by the exons ATGTGTACCAGCGCAATGGAGAGTGACTGTAGGATCCCCATGGCATGTCTGAGACCACGAATTCTGGCCCTACACGCCTTGTTTTGGGGTTTAGTGTCACTTAG AGTGTTTGGAGCAGCACTTCTTAGCGATGAGAAGGCCGCAG TTGTGGTTACAAAGGCAGTAAATGCACCATGTTGGCGGGTGGAGGAGTTTGTGGTGGCTAAAGAGTGCAGTATGTGTGATGGTTTCCAATCG AAAACATTAGCAGCATGCAGCCAAACTGGATTTGTAGAAAAGATCAACTGCACCAAATCCAACAAAGATGAATACAAGAG TTGTCGCTCTACCAAAATGGAGGAGCACCTCTTCTGGAAATTTGAGGGCGGTGTGCTGACTCTCACTGTAGTCTTTGCAATACTGGTGTTCGCTAGGCAACGGTCACTTGACCGCCAAGCCTCAGACAAGGTTCGGAGACAGATAGAATCTATTTAG